The following are encoded in a window of Lynx canadensis isolate LIC74 chromosome B1, mLynCan4.pri.v2, whole genome shotgun sequence genomic DNA:
- the RHOH gene encoding rho-related GTP-binding protein RhoH, translating to MLSSIKCVLVGDSAVGKTSLLVRFTSETFPEAYKPTVYENTGVDVFMDGIQISLGLWDTAGNDAFRSIRPLSYQQADVVLMCYSVANHTSFLNLKNKWIGEIRSNLPCTPVLVVATQTDQREMGPHRASCVNAIEGKKLAQEVRAKGYLECSALSNRGVQQVFECAVRTAVNQARRRNRRRFFSINECKIF from the coding sequence ATGCTGAGTTCCATCAAGTGTGTGTTGGTGGGAGATTCTGCTGTGGGGAAAACTTCTCTGCTGGTGCGCTTCACTTCAGAGACCTTCCCGGAGGCCTACAAGCCCACGGTGTATGAGAACACAGGTGTGGACGTCTTCATGGATGGCATCCAGATAAGCCTGGGCCTTTGGGACACAGCGGGCAACGATGCCTTCAGAAGCATCCGTCCCCTGTCCTACCAGCAGGCAGACGTGGTGCTGATGTGCTATTCTGTAGCCAACCATACGTCTTTCCTGAACCTGAAGAACAAGTGGATTGGTGAAATCAGGAGCAACTTGCCCTGCACACCTGTGCTGGTGGTGGCTACTCAGACTGACCAGCGTGAGATGGGGCCCCACAGGGCCTCCTGCGTCAATGccatagaaggaaagaaactggCCCAGGAAGTGAGAGCAAAGGGCTATCTAGAGTGCTCAGCCCTTAGCAACCGAGGGGTTCAGCAGGTATTTGAGTGTGCCGTCCGAACTGCTGTCAACCAAGCCAGGAGACGCAACAGAAGGAGGTTCTTCTCCATTAATGAGTGCAAGATTTTCTAA